A section of the Pseudorasbora parva isolate DD20220531a chromosome 2, ASM2467924v1, whole genome shotgun sequence genome encodes:
- the LOC137047472 gene encoding zinc finger protein 814-like — MAFIKEESKELKIEETFRVKDEETEEQTDLMPLKEECEILKEMEEKDHYEDYHDFITEEKYFSCSQTKKKKATKSYFTHFQGRKSCNRQGSFTDHMRVHSGEKPYTCPHCEKSFKKKGHFQDHLRIHTGEKPFTCQHCGKSFNRKGTLNRHMIIHIEDKLFTCPQCGKSFNKKINLSKHMIIHTGEKPFTCPQCGKSFNQKGSIDRHMRVHTGEKPFTCPQCGKSFKYKGSIDRHMRVHTGEKPYSCPQCGKSFNQKGNLAHHMRIHIGEKPFTCQHCGKSFNDKINLSNHMRVHTGEKPFTCPQCGKGFNHKGTLNNHMRVHTGEKPFTCPQCGKGFNQKGNLAHHMRIHIGEKPFTCPQCGKSFNQKGTLHKHMRIHTGEKPFTCPQCGKGFNQKGTLIKHMRIHTGEKPFTCPQCGKSFSYKINLKRHMRVHTREKLITCPQCGKGFSNKTILSVHMRVHTGEKPYTCQVCGKGLSQKRNLEHYMNIHTGESSYTCKQCGKGFEQHGNLIVHKRVYSGEKPYTCPQCEKSFNQIGHFQDHLRIHTGEKPFTCQQCGKSFSRKESLNGHMRVHTGEKPYVCPQCGKDFNRKGNLDSHMRTHTGEKPFICDLCGESFRNRVPYKRHMRSHL, encoded by the exons AtggcgtttattaaagaggagagcaAAGAGctgaagattgaagaaacattcagagtgaaagatgaagaaactgaggaacaaacag ACTTGATGCCGTTGAAAGAGGAGTGTGAAATACTAAAGGAAATGGAAGAAAAAGATCACTATGAGGATTATCATGATTTCATAAccgaagaaaaatattttagttgctCACAgactaaaaaaaagaaagcaacTAAGAGTTATTTCACCCACTTTCAGGGTAGAAAGAGTTGCAATCGACAAGGAAGTTTTACAgaccacatgagagttcactcTGGAGAGAAACCCTACACCTGCCCTCATTGTGAAAAGAGTTTCAAAAAGAAAGGACACTTTCAAGACCACTTaaggattcacactggagagaagccgttcacctgccaacattgtgggaagagtttcaacCGAAAAGGAACCCTTAACAGACACATGATAATTCACATTGAAGATAAGCTTTTCAcatgccctcagtgtggaaagagtttcaataaaaaaataaatcttagCAAGCACATgataattcacactggagagaagccgttcacctgcccacagtgtggaaagagtttcaaccAAAAAGGAAGTATAGATcgtcacatgagagttcacactggagagaagccgttcacctgcccacagtgtggaaagagtttcaagtATAAAGGAAGTATAGATcgtcacatgagagttcacactggagagaagccttactcCTGCccacagtgtggaaagagttttaacCAAAAGGGAAATCTTGCTcatcacatgagaattcacattggagagaagccgttcacaTGCCAAcattgtggaaagagtttcaatgATAAAATAAATCTTAGCaatcacatgagagttcacactggagagaagccattcacatgccctcagtgtggaaagggTTTTAACCATAAAGGAACCCTTAACaatcacatgagagttcacactggagagaagccattcacatgccctcagtgtggaaagggTTTTAACCAAAAGGGAAATCTTGCTcatcacatgagaattcacattggagagaagccgttcacctgccctcagtgtggaaagagtttcaaccAAAAAGGAACCCTTCACaagcacatgagaattcacactggagagaagccattcacatgccctcagtgtggaaagggTTTTAACCAAAAAGGAACCCTTATCaagcacatgagaattcacactggagagaagccattcacatgccctcagtgtggaaagagtttcagttataaaataaatcttaaaagacacatgagagttcacacaaGAGAGAAGCTCATCAcatgccctcagtgtggaaagggTTTCAGTAATAAAACAATTCTAAGCGtacacatgagagttcacactggagagaagccgtacaCCTGCCAAGTGTGTGGAAAAGGTTTAAGCCAAAAAAGAAATCTTGAACATTACATGAACATTCACACTGGCGAGAGCTCCTACACCTGCAAACAGTGTGGAAAGGGTTTTGAACAACATGGAAACCTTATAGTCCACAAGAGAGTTTACTCTGGAGAGAAACCCTACACCTGTCCACAATGTGAAAAGAGTTTCAATCAAATAGGACACTTTCAAGACCACTTaaggattcacactggagagaagccgttcacctgccaacagtgtggaaaaagtttcagCAGAAAAGAAAGCCTTAACggacacatgagagttcacactggagagaagccttacgtgtgccctcagtgtggaaaaGATTTTAACCGTAAAGGAAATCTTGATTCCCACATGAGaactcacactggagagaagccgttcattTGTGATCTCTGTGGAGAGAGTTTCAGAAATAGAGTCCCCTATAAGCGCCACATGAGGAGTCACTTATGA